One window of Mesorhizobium sp. PAMC28654 genomic DNA carries:
- a CDS encoding glycosyltransferase family 2 protein: MPSTSAIFELPRVDVVITCHNYRSYVEDAIRSVLAQTYQKWDCVIVDDASTDGSAEHVRQLLETIGDSRLRLLVRPQNGGQLASFRDGFDVGDQPFVAFLDADDVWLPNFLAAHLSAHLNSVHSASLSSSDVLLVDRDRVVLSGTYAALRKPRSGEDPIGVAVPPANRLGEVAGIDYSSEYPITYLGPKTYGWIWAPTSSMVFRRGALAPVLVFPFKSRMGTDYLAATCAHMVAGSLLLSESLGLYRLHGANVSTDSAYAGGHVQQPPKHKAKHIALGTDILDYVVANAGRLDAINYGGFVSGVLAHLVRRFDCLLDDPRIVPLLDRKNRWRRQRKRIVRGLRRLFGRAAD; this comes from the coding sequence ATGCCAAGCACGTCCGCGATATTTGAGCTTCCTCGCGTTGACGTTGTCATCACTTGTCACAATTATCGCAGCTATGTCGAGGATGCGATCCGCTCGGTGCTGGCGCAAACCTATCAGAAGTGGGACTGTGTCATCGTCGACGATGCCTCTACGGATGGCTCGGCCGAACATGTTCGCCAGCTTCTCGAAACGATAGGCGACTCGCGCCTGCGTCTGCTTGTCCGGCCACAAAACGGCGGTCAACTGGCATCGTTCCGCGATGGTTTCGACGTGGGCGATCAGCCGTTCGTGGCATTCCTGGACGCTGACGATGTCTGGTTGCCGAATTTTCTCGCCGCGCATCTGTCGGCTCATCTGAACTCGGTACACTCGGCGTCTCTGTCCAGTTCCGATGTTCTGCTGGTCGATCGCGACCGTGTCGTCCTGAGTGGCACCTACGCTGCGTTGCGCAAGCCCCGTTCCGGGGAGGACCCAATCGGCGTCGCCGTACCGCCCGCCAATCGGCTTGGCGAGGTGGCTGGGATCGACTATTCATCGGAATACCCGATTACCTATCTGGGGCCCAAAACCTACGGCTGGATATGGGCACCGACATCGTCGATGGTTTTCCGGCGTGGCGCACTGGCACCGGTGCTGGTTTTCCCATTCAAGTCGAGGATGGGGACAGACTATTTGGCGGCGACTTGCGCGCATATGGTGGCCGGCAGCCTGCTGTTGTCGGAATCCCTGGGCCTCTATCGTCTGCACGGTGCCAACGTCTCCACCGACAGCGCATATGCGGGTGGACATGTGCAGCAGCCACCAAAACACAAGGCCAAGCACATCGCTTTGGGCACCGATATTCTCGATTATGTCGTGGCCAATGCCGGACGTCTTGACGCAATAAACTACGGAGGCTTCGTGTCAGGGGTCCTTGCGCATCTTGTCAGGCGGTTTGATTGCCTGCTGGATGACCCGCGCATTGTGCCTCTTCTTGACCGCAAGAACCGTTGGCGGCGGCAGCGCAAGCGTATCGTGCGGGGGCTGCGGCGTTTGTTCGGCAGGGCCGCGGACTGA
- a CDS encoding antibiotic biosynthesis monooxygenase family protein — MYIAMNRFKVEKGSEDAFEAVWKNRDSSLSEMKGFQQFYLLRGPVNETEGYTLFASHTVWASHDDFVAWTKSENFRAAHRNVGTTKVH, encoded by the coding sequence ATGTACATCGCCATGAACCGCTTCAAGGTGGAGAAAGGCTCAGAGGATGCCTTCGAGGCCGTCTGGAAGAACCGCGACTCCAGCCTTTCGGAAATGAAGGGTTTTCAACAGTTCTATCTGCTGCGCGGCCCGGTCAACGAGACCGAGGGCTACACGCTGTTTGCCTCGCACACCGTGTGGGCAAGCCATGACGACTTTGTCGCCTGGACAAAGTCCGAGAATTTTCGCGCCGCCCACAGGAATGTCGGCACCACCAAGGTCCATTAA